DNA sequence from the Ignavibacteria bacterium genome:
GATGAGCCATGGTGTGGAAAGACAAAGGGAAAAAGGAACGCCACAGGGCAGTCCTCTTTCACCCCTTTTGTCAAACATACTTCTGGATGATCTCGACAAAGAGCTGGAAAGGCGCGGCCACAGTTTCTGCCGCTATGCTGATGACTGTAACATATATGTCAAAAGCAGGCGCTCAGGCGAACGGGTGCTCAAATCGATAGGGCAGTTCCTTGAAAAGAATCTGAGGCTTAAGCTCAACCCCTCTAAAAGCGGTGTCGACCAGGCACAGAGAAGAAGCTTCTTGGGATATTCATTCCTGTGGGACAGGAAGGCAAGGATCAGGGTACCAAAGGAAACAGTCCAGAGGTTCAAATCCAAGGCAAAGGAGATCTTCAGGCGTGGAAGAGGAAGGAATCTGTCATTCTTAATAAAGGAGGAACTGACTCCATTCATAAGAGGATGGATAAACTACTTCAGACTTGCCGAGGTGAAACAGTTTGCCGAGGAACTCGACGGATGGATAAGGCGACGCCTGAGAACGATTATATGGAAACAATGGAAAAAGCCAAGAACAAGAATGCTAAGCATGATGAAGCGGGGAATAAGTGAGAAAAGAGCCGCCTCTTCGGCCTCAAACGGCCGTGGGCCATGGTGGAACTCAGGACAGCCACACATGAACGAGATCTTTCCAAAGCGGTACTTTGACAGCCTCGGACTCGTATCGATGATTGACATCTTAGCTAAACAGAAAT
Encoded proteins:
- the ltrA gene encoding group II intron reverse transcriptase/maturase → MAESAPEEGKLPSAKLRLIEIVVSRENMTKAYQRVLSNKGSAGVDNITVEELKIKLKTEWPRIKEELLSGRYKPQPVKMVKIPKPSGGERTLGIPTVLDRLIQQALQQVLSPIFDPGFSNFSYGFRAGRSAHGAILQAKRFQMEGRKYVVDMDIEKFFDEVNHDVLLGRIRRKIREREILTLIGRYLKAGMMSHGVERQREKGTPQGSPLSPLLSNILLDDLDKELERRGHSFCRYADDCNIYVKSRRSGERVLKSIGQFLEKNLRLKLNPSKSGVDQAQRRSFLGYSFLWDRKARIRVPKETVQRFKSKAKEIFRRGRGRNLSFLIKEELTPFIRGWINYFRLAEVKQFAEELDGWIRRRLRTIIWKQWKKPRTRMLSMMKRGISEKRAASSASNGRGPWWNSGQPHMNEIFPKRYFDSLGLVSMIDILAKQK